Within the Rhizobium favelukesii genome, the region CCCACCCTTGGCGATGGCTTCCTTGGGCATCCCGAAGACGACCGATGGCGCCTCGTCCTGTGCCACCCGTGTCGGCGCCGGCCTGATGCATCTCCAGCATGCCCATTGCGCCGCCATCGCCCATCCCGGTCATGATGATGCCCATTCATCGGCCGTCAATTTGCGTGCCGGCGCCCCATTGACCGCTTCGGTGACGGCATTGGTCAGCGTGCCCTTCGTGGTCAGCCGGATGCTTGCGGAATCATCGACAGTCAGAATGTTTGTGCTCATGGCGTCACCTCTTTATGCAACCAGAATTTAGCGTCGTCAGAGTTGAACGCGTCGAGGAACCCTGCGCGCTCAAGCACCTTCAGAACATTTCCCTTGGCGGGCGAGGAATGCGTGATCGATTTGCTCTGCGCCTTTGCCTGGCGACGAGCGGATTCGATGAGCTGAATGAAACTCAGATCCGCTTCGGCATGTTCGGGAATATCGATGACAATCGAATTAGGTGATGGCGAAATACTTCTAGAGCCCAAAAGGACTCTCATGAGAGGCTTAGCAACGGGCAAAGTTCGGTTGCCAGAACATGCAACTAAGCCGTGTCCAGGCTCCCCGAATTATTACCTGAGATAAATTACACTGAGGGTTGTTCACGTTGCATAATAAGCTGTTTTTCATTGGGAATACGAGAATTCGAGCTCCAGCGTCGGTCGCAGAGCGATATTTTTTGACACGCTGTTAAGCACAACATTGACGAGTCTCCGGTGTTTACCCGCTGTTTCCGTCCCACCCCTAAAGATAGGGTCAAAATTTGCCAGTGTTATAAGTAAAGGAAATAACGTGACGAACGGGGCGGCATCGGCACTTCAGGCATTTGAAGCTTCGGGATCAGGCATCAGCGAGACGCTCGAAGCGGCCCGCAGCCAGGTCGAGGAGCGTTTCCTCGAAGGCGGTACGGTGCTGCTTTCGGTGATGGATGTTCTCAACCGTTTGTTGAGCTCGCTCGACAATGTCACAAAGGTACTGGACGCCAACGAGCCCAGCGACACCGGCGCGGATCTGCGTTCGACGGTCAAGAGCCTAACCGACCTGCCGATCTCCGAAAAGGCGCGCCAGGATGCGCTCTCCTCGCTTGCCGACACGGGCAATTCGTTGCGCAAACACGTCGCCGACATGCAGGAGACGATGCGCTATCTACGCACCTTTGCAGTGACTGCCAAGATCACCGGCGCCGGTCTTCCCGAGTTCGCCGGCTTCGCGCAGGAGATCCTCGAGCGCATCTACTCCGGAACGGCTGAGGTCAACGGTTTTGCCGCCCACCTCGACAGCCTCGAGAAGGAAGTCAAGGTGGCGCTGAGCTTCGGCACGGCAGCCGCACGCAGCTATTCCGAAACAGTGCCCGACGTTGCAAGGGCATTGCAGGACAATGCCCGGAAGATTGCCGAACACCGGAAGAACTTCGCGGCCATCGCCCGGGATGTCTCGGCAATCGCCCGCGGCATACAGAGCAAAGTCGCCTCCACGCTGTCTGCCCTGCAGGTCGGAGACATCACCCGCCAACGCATCGAGCATGTCCAGAGCACCTTTGCGCTGCTCGACGAATTCCTCGGCGCAGAAGACGGACGCAAGCTCGATGCGGATGCGCGCCGGCGTCTGGAGAACGTCGTCCATCATCTGACGGCCGCGCAGATGAACGACATGTGCAAGGATTTCCATCGGGGTTCGCAGAATGTCGTAAAGACGATCGCGAGCCTCGGTCAGGATACGCAGGAAATCCTGCGCCTGCGCGACCAGATGAGCGGCGGCGGCCAGGGGAATTTCATGCGCGCACTGGAATCGAGCGTTTCCGCCGCGCACGAGATCGTCAAGCAGGTCGATCAGGCGACCCGGCAGGCCGATCAGGTAAGCCAATCGACGCTTGGCACCGCCGCCAAACTCCTGGAAGCCGTCGGCAATATCCGTGTGGTCAAAACCGACATCCATTACATGGCGTTGAATACCAATCTGCGCTGCAGCCGCTTGGGCGAAGAAGGAAAATCGATCAACGTTGTCACCGCGGAACTGCGCATCTTTGCCGCCAAACTCGACGAGTCCGCCGATGCGATCGTCAACGGCCTGCCGACGCTGGAAGCGGCTGCCGGCCGGATCGCGCCCGCCAGCGCCGACCCAGCAGGTGGTCTCGGGGAGAACCTGGCGTCAGCCGTCGGCAACATCCGTGCGGCAGCCGACACCGTGGAAGACGACCTCAAGGTGCTCTCCGAGCATGGTGGCGAAGTGGCGAACAAGATCAGCCTGTTGATCGCAAAGCTGGATTTCCAGCGCGACCTTGGCGAGATGCTGGCGCGCTGCGCCGACGTTCTGGAAGATGTGGCCGGCGCTGAAATCGCAGACATATCTGACATTGCCGGCGCGGTCGCACCACTCGATCGAAAGATTTTCAGGCTCTACACGATCGTGCAGGAGCGCAATGTCCATCGCGATATCGTTCCAGCCATGGAACAACGAACCGCAGCTGTCGCCGAGACTGCGAAGGTCGGGGACGACGAAGACCTCGTCGCCGACGCGCTGTTCTAGATCACTGGATCCGGCGGAACTTGTTGGCGGCATCGATGGCCGCCTTCTGCTGGTCTTCCTCGATACCGAGATAGAAGTCCTCGAGCGCTGCGTCGGGCAGGCCGGCCCGACGCGACAGCACATACCATTTTGCGGCCTCGACGGGATCCGGCTTGGTTCCGAGAGCGTTGATGTAGAGGTGCGCGAGCTTGTTTTGCGCAACCACGTTGCCGCGATTGGCGGCAAGCCGCAACCACTGGAAACCCTTGACGAAATCGCGCGGCCCGTTCTGACCGTTGACGAACCAGATCCCAAGATCGACCTGGGCCGTGTCGTAGCCAGCATGCGCAGCGCGTGCCATCCATTCGCGCGACAGCTGTTTCTTTTCTTCCGGCAGATCAGGCAATGAGGCGTAAATCTCCGCCACCGCATACTGCGCGTCGGCGATGCCCTGTTCGGCAGCCTTCTCGTAGTATGGCAAGGCGAGCTTCAGTCCCTTGTCGCCGGGATTGTCAGCCGTCAGGATCTGGCCCCAATTGAACTGGGCCGAGGCATTTCCGGCATCGGCCGCCTTGTGCATGTACTCGTCGGCCTTCGCCTTGTCGCGCTTGACGAACCGGCCCTCGATCAGCATCAGCGAGTATTTGAACATCGCCGCGGCGTCGCCGCCTTCCGCGCCCTTGCTGTACCAGAAGGCCGCATTTTTCATGTCGCGCTTGACGCCTAGCCCATCTGCCAGGAGCTCACCCATAAGCGCCTGCGCAGCCGGGTCGCCGAGCTGCGCGCGGGGTAGAGCCTTTTCCATCGCAGTTAGATAGTAGCCACGCTGATAAGCGCCGTAGGCATCGTCAACCGGCCCTTTGTAGTCCTTTTCCGGCGGCAGATCTGGCAGCTTCGCACCCATGCGGTCGAAAACCCCGACGCCCGTCGACGGTCCCGCGCCGTCTGTCTGCGGCCGCCCAGTTTTCAGCGGTTCGGGAGCGGTCGCGAGCGGCCGTGTCACGACGTTGTCGACCGTCTGGGCCGAAACGCCATGCGTCAGCCCCGCCAGAATGACGGCGGCAAAGGCAGCGGAAACGCGCAAATAGCGGGACAGGATCGGCATGAGCGCGATATCAATCCTCAAACCGTGGCGCTTTTTCGTCCAAGAGCGCATTGACCTCGGCGACGACGGAGGGCGCACGGCCTGCGTCCGCGAAAACCGCAAGCCGCAGCGCGACGAACTCCGCACCCGTCTCGGCCACCGCCAGCGCAGAAGCCGGATCCGTACCGCCCATCACGATGCAGGGAATCTCGATCATGGAGGCCCACCACTCGGCGAGCGCCAGGTTCTTGGAGTGTGCCTCCGGCTTGATGTCGCCTTCGAGCTTGCCGAAGAAGATATAGTCCGGTCGCTCTTCGCCGATCTCCAGCGCATGGTGCCGGTCGGCGGCATTGCCACCGCCGACGATCAGCTTGTCAGCATATTTGTCGATCGCTTCGGAGATTTCGCTGGCCGGTCCGGTCAGATGCAGGCCATCCGCTTTGGTCCGCCCGACCACGCGGCTGTCGCCTGCAAGCAGTGCGGCCGCCCCTGAGTCCTGAATAATTGGAACCAGCTTCTCGGCGTGCTTTTGGAACTCGCCATCATTGAGCCCGTATTGCGGCACAATCACCGAGGCGACATCACCGCCCTTTAAGGCATCGCCGACGATCTTTGCCTGCTCATCGGCATCGGCGATATCGGGGACGATCAGAACTAGGCGGCAGCGGTTTTCCGGTTCGGTCATGAACTCTTTCCATTTACAGCGGAACAGGCCGTTTCGCGGCCCATCTGCACTCGTCTTGTGTGAGTAATTCCGTTAGACGGGGCTGGCAAGGGGAGGATTTTCAAAAGCATGCCGATGGAACTGTCATTTTACTGCGCCGCTGTTCCCGCTGTCATCTTGGTCGGACTTGCGAAAGGCGGTATGGGCGATGCGCTGTCGCTGATCGGGCTGCCCTTTCTCGCTCTCGTCGTCTCGCCCATTCAGGCGGCCGCGATTCTGCTCCCCATCCTCATTTGCATGGACATGATCTCGCTGGTGATCTGGCGCCAGCACGGAGACTGGACAACCCTGAAAATCATGCTGCCAGGAGCGCTATTCGGCATCGCGCTCGG harbors:
- a CDS encoding thiamine phosphate synthase, whose protein sequence is MTEPENRCRLVLIVPDIADADEQAKIVGDALKGGDVASVIVPQYGLNDGEFQKHAEKLVPIIQDSGAAALLAGDSRVVGRTKADGLHLTGPASEISEAIDKYADKLIVGGGNAADRHHALEIGEERPDYIFFGKLEGDIKPEAHSKNLALAEWWASMIEIPCIVMGGTDPASALAVAETGAEFVALRLAVFADAGRAPSVVAEVNALLDEKAPRFED
- a CDS encoding tetratricopeptide repeat protein, with amino-acid sequence MPILSRYLRVSAAFAAVILAGLTHGVSAQTVDNVVTRPLATAPEPLKTGRPQTDGAGPSTGVGVFDRMGAKLPDLPPEKDYKGPVDDAYGAYQRGYYLTAMEKALPRAQLGDPAAQALMGELLADGLGVKRDMKNAAFWYSKGAEGGDAAAMFKYSLMLIEGRFVKRDKAKADEYMHKAADAGNASAQFNWGQILTADNPGDKGLKLALPYYEKAAEQGIADAQYAVAEIYASLPDLPEEKKQLSREWMARAAHAGYDTAQVDLGIWFVNGQNGPRDFVKGFQWLRLAANRGNVVAQNKLAHLYINALGTKPDPVEAAKWYVLSRRAGLPDAALEDFYLGIEEDQQKAAIDAANKFRRIQ